The Lactuca sativa cultivar Salinas chromosome 2, Lsat_Salinas_v11, whole genome shotgun sequence genome includes a window with the following:
- the LOC111909023 gene encoding uncharacterized protein LOC111909023, producing MEPPWEEALDADDSDLQSLTLLRPCKQQRRHDESKPSIHTHLFQSQTLDSSKSPSETVNSLPQNITSAYQAEAPPHVRAIPGPAGVVQAAKLRKTRDMENILGQEEHPMATQEYIRRVVENPEEDDDFQGSPWLSAIEFVYADDMFNSVPNAPLGDINKYLKNGKLHQVVAVIKSCTSNELGDLKVTLKDPTGVVSGTIHHKVLTEGEFGKGIFVGSVLILHKVSVFSPSRSSHYLNITKRNLVKVFYKDNGSSQTQTFHGCKVIDRSPASDPEQGATTTKSGPTSSLEQIAKKMTNVTKTTTYSQINNEQENVSPFVSSGPKSTETLKESNLNITKRNLAKVFHMDDNGVSEKQTFHGKCKIIDAPSFSDHGQGTKTTTSGPTFPLDQIAKKMANVTNKTSVNIVSNGPHFTETLKESNVIKGGLNENPGFGNGLKGMDPSQIQVEPTMVSGSIPVWTDEQLNELFDDFADDM from the exons ATGGAGCCTCCGTGGGAAGAAGCTCTTGATGCAGACGACTCCGATCTCCAATCACTGACCCTTCTCCGCCCCTGCAAGCAGCAGCGCCGCCATGATGAATCAAAACCCTCCATCCATACCCATCTTTTCCAATCTCAAACCCTAGATTCCTCAAAGTCGCCATCTGAAACCGTTAACTCTCTTCCTCAAAACATCACTTCCGCATATCAGGCTGAAGCACCGCCTCATGTTCGTGCAATTCCAGGCCCTGCTGGCGTTGTTCAGGCTGCGAAGCTCCGTAAAACTCGAGATATGGAAAATATATTAGGCCAGGAGGAACATCCAATGGCCACACAGGAGTATATAAGAAGAGTGGTTGAAAATCCAGAGGAGGATGACGATTTTCAGGGTAGCCCATGGCTTTCTGCAATCGAATTTGTCTATGCTGATG ATATGTTCAATTCCGTCCCGAATGCACCTTTGGGCGATATAAACAAGTATCTGAAAAACGGAAAACTTCATCAG GTTGTTGCTGTTATCAAGTCTTGTACTTCAAATGAGCTAGGTGATCTGAAAGTAACACTAAAA GATCCTACAGGTGTAGTTTCTGGTACTATTCATCACAAAGTGCTAACAGAAGGGGAGTTTGGAAAGGGTATTTTTGTAGGATCTGTTTTGATACTTCATAAG GTTTCTGTGTTTTCTCCTTCAAGATCCTCTCATTATCTTAACATTACAAAGAGGAATTTGGTAAAG GTATTTTACAAGGAtaatggatcttcacaaacacaGACATTTCATGGATGTAAAGTCATAGATAGATCTCCTGCTTCTG ATCCTGAACAAGGTGCAACAACAACAAAATCGGGTCCCACATCTTCTCTTGAACAAATAGCAAAAAAGATGACAAATGTAACCAAAACAACTACTTATAGTCAAATAAATAATGAGCAAGAAAATGTAAGCCCATTTGTGTCAAGTGGGCCCAAGTCCACAGAAACCTTAAAAGAATCAAATCTTAACATTACAAAGAGGAATTTGGCAAAG GTATTTCACATGGACGATAATGGagtttcagaaaaacaaacattTCATGGAAAATGTAAAATCATAGACGCACCTTCTTTTTCTG ATCACGGACAGGGGACAAAAACAACAACATCGGGTCCCACATTTCCTCTCGACCAAATAGCAAAAAAGATGGCAAATGTAACCAACAAAACAAGTGTGAATATTGTGTCAAATGGGCCCCACTTCACGGAAACTTTGAAAGAATCAAATGTTATAAAAGGTGGTCTAAATGAAAATCCGGGTTTTGGAAACGGGCTAAAGGGAATGGATCCGAGTCAAATTCAAGTCGAACCAACAATGGTTAGTGGTTCAATACCGGTTTGGACAGATGAACAGTTAAATGAACTCTTTGATGATTTTGCGGATGATATGTAA